Genomic segment of Gallus gallus isolate bGalGal1 chromosome 28, bGalGal1.mat.broiler.GRCg7b, whole genome shotgun sequence:
GTTCCCATCTCCCCTATCTCCTGCCATCATGGTATCCCCATCCCAGTGTCCCCACCATCCTGGTGTCTCCCATCCCAGTGTCCCCCACATATCAATGTCCCCTATCCCAGGCTCCCCATCATCCCAGTGTCCCCCCATCTCAATATCCCCATCATCCCGGTGTCCCCCATCTCGGTGTCCCCACCCTGGTATCCCcaccccagtgtccccatcccctggTGTCTCCTCCCTACATCTTGATATCCCCATCCTGCTGTCCCCATTATCCTGGTGCCCCCCCATCTTGAAATTCCCCATCCCAGTGTCCCCCTCATGTCGATGTCCCCATCATCCCAGTGTCCCCATCTCAGTATCCCTACCCCGGTATCCCCCACCGCAGTGTCCCCCCATCTCCGTGACCccatcccagtgtccccatCATCCTGGCATCCCCACTCTCTCATCATCCCCCATCTCAGTGTCCCTGTCCTGCTGTCCCTACACAGGCTGGGCCACAATGCCACTGTGgtgtcagtgctgctttgggggcgggggggggatcTCGGGGTCCCTGTTGGGGTGATATGGGGTTTGCTGGGCGGTGATGGAGCTCCCCACTCCTCCCAGGGCTGTATCAGCTTCGGGGGGCTGAGCATCCAGGCTGTCCGCTGGGGAGGGGGCTCAGTGCCCCTCAGTGGGAGGGGTTCAGCCATAGAGacgatggggtggggggtgggggtctcACCCCGCCGggtccccctcctcctctccttgcaGACGGAGATCGCCAAGCGGCTGAACGTGATCTGCGCGCAGCTCATCCCGTTCCTATCGCAGGAGGTGGGTGTCCCcacagcgggggggggggcaatggggagggggggtgagctcccagcagagccccaAACCCTGCATACCGGGTTGGGGGGAGCCCCTCTCCGTCCCCCCCTGCCCACGTGCCTCTCTccccccagcaccagcagcaggtGGTCCAGGCGGTGGAGCGTGCCAAGCAGGTGACTATGAGCGACCTGAACGCGGCCATCGGGGTACGTCgaccctctgccccccccccaccccccaccctcccTGCTGGGCTCCCGCAGGTGATGGTGGCGCCGTCCCAGGGCTGCGGACACCCACTTTGGGGGtacccacagcccccccagagCCGTGGGggagcacagccaggctgcagtgGGGACCAAAGAGCAGTAACGGGGCTGGGAGCGTAGCTGGCAGTGGGGTGTGGGGGTGCTGTGCCCTGGGAgccgtggggggggggttaCCACCATCCTTATGTCCCCACCATTCCCTTGAGACCACAGTGCTGTGGGTGTGGGAGGGGTCTGAGGGCAGTGCCCCACCACTCCCGGGAGGTGGCAATGAGTGGGATGCGCTGCCCCCTCCATTGGCCTGGGGGTACCCTGGAAGCCCGACCCCCTTCCAGCCCCCTCCcatcatccccccccccccccctctgacCCTgcacccctctgctctgctctctccccccacctcccccttTCCAGCACCAGCTCCAAACGCAGCACCTCTCGCACCACGCGCCCCCCATCCCGCTGACCCCCCACCCCTCTGGGATGCAGCCCCCCACCCTGGCCGGGCTGGGCAGTGCTTCAGGGCTGCTGGCTCTCTcgggggtgctggggggagcCCAGCTCCTCACCAAGGATGACCGCGGGGTCCACGACGCCGAGCACAGGGGTGAGCCTGGGGGATCCAAGGGGGGACCCGGAGCGGGGGGGGACATAGGGAGGATGCTCCCCACCAGGTTGGGTGCGGGGGTGTGGGAGGTGTCCCCCCTCCACGTGGCACCTCCTGGAGGTGGTGGGGAGGACTCAGCCCGGGGGGGTCGGGGACATCCCCAAGGCTGAGCTGGGGGTCCTGGTACCCGTGGGAGGAGCACAGCCGTGTCCCTGCTTCATCCCGGTCCTGCTGCACATCTGCATCACCGTGGAGACAGAACGAGACCCGGGTCCCGTAAGTgccttccccatccccttccccatccccttcctatccctttcccatcccttccccaaTGTCATGTTGGCAGACCCcccccagcagcatccccacccccactccTTCACCAGCCTGCAGTGTGGGGTGAGGGCTGCCATAGGACCCCCTGCCCCTAACACTGCCCCTAACACTGCCTCTAACACTGCCCCATTGCCCCAGAGCTCTCTGGTGCTGCCCAACGGGGACCGGGCACGAGCCATCTCTGAGtacctgagcagcagcaaaaagaggaaggtggaggagaaggacttTGTGACAGACTATGTGAGTGCAgggaaggggctggggggggcctGGCACGTCCCCATCCCCTCCGGCCGGGCACCCACAAGCACCCATTGCTGTGTTGTAGGGCAGCGATGCGGACAAAAGCGAAGACAACCTGGTGGTGGATGAGGTCGGTGCAGGGGCTGCGGGGATGGGGTCGGGCTGTGCTGCCCGCCCCGCTCCTTGCTGAAGGGGTGatgcccccccatccctgctctgctgaTGTCCCTCCCTTGCAGGACCCCTCATCCCCACACAGTGTCCATTCCTACTCCTCCCGTGAGAACGGGCTGGAGAAGCTGCCGCTGGGACGGAAGGAGCCCGCGCCGCTCAGCCCCACCTCCATGGCCTCCTCCAGCAGCGCGTCCCCATCGCGCAGCAAGGATGCACCCACGGTACCTGCACTGCCCCCCCGGGCACCGGTCCCACTGCGTGTCCCCCTGGATGCCCCATTGGGGGTCCCTTTGGGCATCGGTCCCATTGGGCATCACGTGGGGCATCCCATTGCGCATTGGTCCCACTGGGTGTCCCATCGGGCTTTGGTCCAACTGGGCGTCCCGTGGAGCACTGATCCCACTGGGTGTCTCGGCGGGCATCAGTCCTGTTGCCCCACACCCATAGAATAAAGGGTGATGCTTGGAGGTCGGGGGGCTCCCCTTGTAGCATGCTGGGTTTAGGGATGGGGGAATCACTTGGGGGCATCGGGAGCGCCCAGTGGGGTGGGTGAAGGATGGGTGAGTGACGTTGTTCTGCCCCAATAGGTGGAGAAGGCGGGGACACCCAGCCTCAAGTCCAGCACCCCCACATCTCAGGGCGATGCCGCGGTGCCGGGATCCAGCGGCGCCCCACAGTTCCgccccactgctgccaaagGCCCCGTGGACTCCCTGGGTGAGCCTCGCTGGGCACCGAGCGCGGCCCCAAAGCCACCACCCCGTCCTTTGACGccacctctccctgcagccctgggccTGAGGACCCCGCTGGGCGTGCAGAGCCCCTACTCCTTCAGCATGGCTCACCCCGCTGTCAATGGGGACGTGGCTGGGGCGGGCGCCTACGCCAGCCTGCACCTCGTGTCCCCGCAGCTCAACGGCACCGCGGCCACCGGCAGCTACGGGCGGTCCCCGCTGGTGCGTTTCCCCCCCCCAGTGGGGCCGGGAGGGGTTGGGGTACTGTGCTCACCTCGTGTGCCTTCCAGGTGGGCTACGACCCTCACCCACACATGCGCGTGGCGGGGCTGGCGGCTGGCATGCAAGTGGGGACGTCGGGGAAACCGTAAGTGGAGATGGAGGGacggaggggatgggggggggacaccGCCATGGGGGCgcagcagtggggacagccCTCTGCGGGGCGATGGTGGCCGTCCCCTCCCTGCTCCGCCGTCCCCTCCGAGCGGCTCCGGGTGGCACCGCTGTGGCACCGCGCGGCTCCGTCAGCGCTCCGTCCCCTTTCGCAGCGCCTACTCCTTCCACGTCAGCGCCGACGGGCAGATGCAGCCGGTGCCGTTCCCCCCCGACGCCCTCCTGGGCTCCGGCATCCCCCGGCACGCGCGGCAGCTGCACAGCCTGGCCCACGGCGAGGTGGTCTGCGCCGTCACCATCAGCAACTCCACGCGCCACGTCTACACCGGGGGCAAAGGCTGCGTGAAGGTGTGGGACGTGGGGCAGCCGGGCACCAAGACGGCCGTGGCCCAGCTGGACTGCTTGGTACGTGGGGCGGGGAGGGGCTGCGTGCCGGGGGGGCGCGGGGTGCCGGGGGTGCTGGGAACGGGGGGAGGAGAGCACGGGGGGGTCCCGGAAGGGATGGGACGGGGACGGGGTCGGGGACGGCTGTGCTGCCCCACGCTGCACAGCCCAAATGTGGGGCTCCCCATcccgctgtgctgtgctgtgctgtgctgtgctgtgctgtgctgtgctgtgctgtgctgtgctggaggggccgagggctgcagggaaggggcTGACGGGGTCCTCCCTGCACCCCAGAACCGCGACAACTACATCCGCTCCTGCAAGCTGCTCCCCGACGGCCGCAGCCTGATCGTGGGGGGGGAGGCCAGCACCCTGTCCATCTGGGACCTGGCGGCCCCCACGCCCCGCATCAAGGCCGAGCTCACCTCCTCCGCCCCCGCCTGCTACGCCCTGGCCATCAGCCCCGACGCCAAAgtctgcttctcctgctgcagcGACGGCAACATCGTGGTGTGGGACCTGCAGAACCAGAGCCTGGTCCGGTGGGTGCTGCGTGGCGCAGCTCCGGATGGGGAaccccatctcctcctccccGTTGTGCAGAGCTGACAGCCACGCGCTTCCCATCTCcgtccctctcctctcccccaggCAGTTCCAAGGCCACACGGACGGCGCCAGCTGCATCGACATCTCCAACGATGGCACCAAGCTGTGGACGGGGGGGTTGGACAACACGGTGCGCTGCTGGGACCTGCGGGAGGggcggcagctgcagcagcacgaCTTCAGCTCCCAGGTAGGCTCCGGGTCCCCCCGGTGTGTCCAAGCCCCCCTCCCCACTATCCAAGCACTGCCCTACCGCTgcctgcccccccacccccagatCTTCTCCCTGGGGCACTGCCCGACGGGTGAGTGGCTGGCGGTGGGCATGGAGAGCAGCAACGTGGAGATCCTGCACGTCACCAAGCCCGACAAGTACCAGCTGCACCTCCACGAGAGCTGCGTCCTCTCCCTCAAGTTCGCCGCCTGCGGTACGGGCACCGCCCGCTTCCTTTGGGCTGCACCCTTCGGGGGgggtccctgcagcccccaacCCTCCGTGCCCGAGGGGTCCCACACCACTGCTTTGTCTCCtgccccagggaagtggtttgTGAGCACGGGGAAGGACAACCTGCTCAACGCCTGGCGCACGCCCTACGGAGCCAGCATCTTCCAGGTGAGCCGCACCGCCCCCAGCGCTGCTCCATCCCTTCAGCACCCcatgctgtgctttggctgCCAGCGCCCAcccctctgccctcccctccctgcagtCCAAGGAGACCTCCTCCGTCCTCAGCTGCGACGTCTCCACCGACGATCAGTTCATCGTCACCGGCTCCGGGGATAAGAAAGCGACCGTCTACGAAGTCATTTACTGAGGGTCACGGAGGTGACGGCTGCCATTGGGGTCGGTTCCCTGAGAGCAGACGGACTCACGGCCACGGGGACGGACAGACGGGCTGCTtggcagaggggcagcacaGCGCAGGCCTGGAGCGGTTGGCGATGGGgaccctgcagtgctgggaggcagcagctgctggcagggccCTTCCCAGGGATTTCCTCCTCGTTTGGTTCCTTATTGGTTGGTTTGTTTCGAAACGGGGGTTGGGGGAGCGAAGGgctcttttcttttgtaatgtcatttttttggtggggtttctgtttgtttgtttgtttgggttgaAGCACTgggctgggcaggaggagagctCTCCTCATCTCCCCCTGCGCCTCCCAGGGCgtatttaataataaaagcagaagagcagcGCGGTGCCTCGCAGGGCAGgggtggatggggctgtgggggctgctCTGCACGGAGCcgtggggggggagagggcaTTTCCAGCCCCTCATTGCATTTCAGCTCCGAGCCCCCCCCAAAGGCAGCATCCCTGTGTACATGAAGGgtctccccttccccccatgGTGCCGTAGAGGAGCtcagccccccccacccccccccaactccACCAACcactcttcttcctttttttttttattagtaagGATTTGAAAACGccattaaatacatttctttacTGCTAAATtcacagctggggctgcagcaaaAGATTGGTGCCATTGAATCAGTAGCagtaaatggggggggggggggagggagcaACACCAGGCTGTGACCTTCCTGCCCCACCACGGACAGACAGACTGACCACCCCCTGCCCTGCATCCCCCCGCATGGAGGGGATCCTGCATCCCTCCCCCCAATCAGCCCCCCCTCTGTCAAGCAGCAGGAAAGGATGGGGTGGGCACAAAGTGtcacctcctgctccccagtttagaggaagagaagcaggagggagcagctgaaggagcagtGGGGCCAGGCTGGCTGCAGCGGTGCTGGGGGTCTGGGGGCTCAGCCccgggctgggggggggggggctcagcccccaaatatctgagcagcacagacagtGGGGAGCTCAGTACACCACCTCATACACCGTGGCCTTCTTGTCGCCAGAGCCCGTCACAATGAATTTGTCATTGATGGAGATGTCACAGCTCAGCACCGAAGAAGACTCTTTGGACtgggaggagaggggatgggGGTGAGGGTGGTGGGGGTGAAGCAGCCCCGGCCCTGAGCTCCCCCACCCCTCACCTGGAAGATGCTGGCTCCGTAGGGCGTGCGCCAGGCGTTGAGCAGGTTGTCCTTCCCCGTGCTCAcaaaccacttccctggggcaGGAGACAAAGCAGCGGTGTGGGACCCCTCGGGCACGGAGGgttgggggctgcagggacccCCCCGAAGGGTGCAGCCCAAAGGAAGCGGGCGGTGCCCGTACCGCAGGCGGCGAACTTGAGGGAGAGGACGCAGCTCTCGTGGAGGTGCAGCTGGTACTTGTCGGGCTTGGTGACGTGCAGGATCTCCACGTTGCTGCTCTCCATGCCCACCGCCAGCCACTCACCCGTCGGGCAGTGCCCCAGGGAGAAGatctgggggtgggggggcaggcAGCGGTAGGGCAGTGCTTGGATAGTGGGGGGGGGCTCGGACACACCGGGGGGACCCGGAGCCTACCTGGGAGCTGAAGtcgtgctgctgcagctgccgccCCTCCCGCAGGTCCCAGCAGCGCACCGTGTTGTCCAACCCCCCCGTCCACAGCTTGGTGCCGTAGTTGGAGATGTCGATGCAGCTGGCGCCGTCCGTGTGGCCTTGGAACTGCCTGGGGGAGAGGAGATTGGGGAGGGCGCAGGGAGAACGCGCGGCCATCAGAGCTGCCTGTTCCCAAGGAGCGCCTCCAGCATCTccccctccttctctccctccccacgCCGTGGTCCCCCCTCTGCTCACCTCACCATGGTCTGGTTCTGCAGGTCCCACACCACGATGTTGCCGTCgctgcagcaggagaagcagacTTTGGCGTCGGGGCTGATGGCCAGGGCGTAGCAGGCGGGGGCGGAGGAGGTGAGCTCGGCCTTGATGCGGGGCGTGGGGGCCGCCAGGTCCCAGATGGACAGGGTGCTGGCCTCCCCCCCCACGATCAGGCTGCGGCCGTCGGGGAGCAGCTTGCAGGAGCGGATGTAGTTGTCGCGGTTCTGGGGCGCAGGGAGGACCCCGTCAgccccttccctgcagccctcggcccctccagcacagcacagcacagcacagcacagcacagcacagcacagcacagcacagcacagcgggATGGGGAGCCCCACATTTGGGCTGTGCAGCGTGGGGCAGCACAGCCGTCCCCGACCCCGTCCCCGTCCCATCCCTTCCGGGACCCCCCCGTGCTCTCCTCCCCCCGTTCCCAGCACCCCCGGCACCCCGCGCCCCCCCGGCACGCAGCCCCTCCCCGCCCCACGTACCAAGCAGTCCAGCTGGGCCACGGCCGTCTTGGTGCCCGGCTGCCCCACGTCCCACACCTTCACGCAGCCTTTGCCCCCGGTGTAGACGTGGCGCGTGGAGTTGCTGATGGTGACGGCGCAGACCACCTCGCCGTGGGCCAGGCTGTGCAGCTGCCGCGCGTGCCGGGGGATGCCGGAGCCCAGGAGGGCGTCGGGGGGGAACGGCACCGGCTGCATCTGCCCGTCGGCGCTGACGTGGAAGGAGTAGGCGCTGCGAAAGGGGACGGAGCGCTGACGGAGCCGCGCGGTGCCACAGCGGTGCCACCCGGAGCCGCTCGGAGGGGACGGCGGAGCAGGGAGGGGACGGCCACCATCGCCCCGCAGAGggctgtccccactgctgcGCCCCCATGGCggtgtcccccccccatcccctccgtCCCTCCGTCTCCACTTACGGTTTCCCTGCGGGGACGGTGGGGAGGGACGATGGCAGCGTGGAGGCTCTCAGGTGAGGGTGCGACTCGAAAGccacctgcacagagcagtggggGCTCCTAAAGCACCGCCACCGACGGAGAGCATCCTGCCCACCCCCGTACGGGTGACTTACCACGGGCGGGCGCCCATATACCgcactgctgagctgtgctgggaggtggAGGCCCACGTATACACCGGAGGATGGCAGCTCCCCATTGAGGGCAGCGTGgggcagcaggcccagggaggTGAAGGGGCCGGAGACGCTGACGGAGGGGCTGcggagagctgtggggagaggggagaggccACGCTGGAGGAGCGGGGCAGCCCCCAGGGCCCACGTTGGCCCCACACACAGCCCGGTCCCCCATCCCGCAGCGCCCTGCGGCTCTGCCCCTCTGGCAGAGAgggcccagctctgccccagggCTGCGGGATGTCACTGACATCCATCTCTGCTAAACCTCTGTTGTTTTCCAGCCCAGACAAAGGTTTCACATCTCCGTTTGGGCTCTGTTTCTCCCCGGtgctctctctcctcctcccaccGCTTCTGGTCCCTTTCACTGAGCCACAGCCAAGCTCTTCCCAAGCCCTCAGCCCACATCTTCCCTTAATTACACCCTCAGCCCTACCGGAGGACCAGCACCCACACCACGGCCTCAACCTGCCCTCCTGGCCATGCCCACATTGGCACCAACCCTTCCGTGGCTCCAACATTCCGCTCCAACATTCACCCGCACGGCGATTTTGGAGGTGCCCGCGTCGGATCGCACCATCCCTGGGCACTCACCGGGGGGGTCcttggctgcaggctgctggggaaggggggCTGAGCTGGGCCCCACACCGGGCGTGAGGGCATCGCGGGGCGGGGGGGATGAGGAGGACACGGCCACGGGGGGGTCCGGCTGCAAGAAAGAGGAGCAGAATCAAAAACAGCCCTAAGGAAGCCacgaggtgggggggggggtccactGGGCacggctctgctgctccccatgcGCTCCCCCATTGCACGGGGGGGGCCCAGCCCAGcgctccccccctcccaccccatgcCTTATTCAGtcctcttttttgttttcctcccggcctctcctcttttcttcctctttttctgccCCGGGGATTTTGTCGACACCAgcaaaaaaaggggggggggggggaaggagaggggaaaaaaaattaataacagAGCAAAGCTgcgtgctgtgctggcagattGCTCAGGGCGCTTTGTCTGCTCTAATCCGATTGTCCCAtggagcagcagctcactgctccCTGCGCCCACAGTCGGCTCCTGACCCCGGGGCCAGCCAGGACGAATGGCTGAGGGTCCCCACGGTGGCagggaggggactggggggggggggggggggttggagggggtGATAGAGGCAGCCCTCCCCTCCGCTGATGTTTCAATCTGAGAAGGGGGCTGGTGCTCGGcgaggaggaagggaggggaaagaaaaaaaaagggaaataaatagaagaaaatcgattgctgagagcagctctggggaatcctgcaggcagccagaTGGAACTACCTGCAGAGCCGCGGCCCTGCCTGGCACAGGATCCAACTccccaccagcacagagctccgGCCGCAGCTCTGGGGAACCCCCGGGTGGAACGCAGCCCcatctcctgccccacagccctcacCAGCCCCGGCTCCTTCCGTCGGCACGGCGTGGTGCTCCGGCTGGAGGTTGGGCTGTCGGGGACATCCCGGGCTGGGGGGGGGCggctgcctgggctgctgggcTCCGAGGGGGGGTCCTAAGGAGAAAAGAGGTCTTTGTGGGGCAGGAACTGCAGCCCCTCCGTGCTGGAGGGGGAGGATTCAGAGGCAGGGCCACCCGTCAGCTCTCGCTCTGCTATAACCATTCAATTAGGGCCGTGATTTTTATCGCTGCAATTACACCACTGAGCAGTTTTTAATGTGCCGCTCTCCGCAGAAATCCcagctgaggtcccttcctGTATTTTCTTGGGAAGTGGCATAAAGGGGGGGcggaaaaaagaacaaaatgtgtGTGCTGTCCATCCATCCCCCACGGTcttccatgggaaaaaaaagggacgTCCCCCAAAAATACTCTCTGGGCTGTGCCAAAGCACTGAGGCTTTGGCACACAGTCTGTCTGCTTGAGCGCTGGGGAAGGCGAGCAGGGGGGGCTGTGCCCTCCTCCCCACATGGGATGctgcaggagaggtgctgatgtggggctggagggcagAGCCGTGAGCTGGCAGAGCCGAGCCCTGCCTGGCACAGCCTTCAGCCCCGAAGTGCCACGCTCAGAACCAAACCCAGCTGTGCCTACATCCCACTGCACCTCCTGGCCggctgccccagcacagcagcccaaCGAACCCCAAACTCTGCAGCCACGTCCCTACACCCACTGAGCACAGAGCGTGGCACCCTGCAAGCAGCCAGGGCTTACCTCATCCACCACCAGGTTGTAGTCACTCTTGTCCCCATCGCTGTCCTGCACAACGGGAGGAATGCAGAGGGCTTTGCTCAGGGCTGAAAGAGGCTGCATGTCCCTACTGGCAGACCCCACAGGCagctctcccccccccctcctctaTGTGACTTCCAGCGTGTCTCCTTGCAGGATTCCTGCCCcccccacccagcagccccacactcACGTAGTGCCCAGGcagctccttctcctcctgGCTCCGCTTCAGCCCCATCTCCTCGTCGGGAGGGCTCTCTGGAGGAGATGCCGACACGCTCTGAGCAGACGACACGAGGTGTGAGGGGAggcagccagccctgtgccccccccccaccaacccatcccttcccagcaaTGCGTCCACATTCCCACCTCTCCAGCCCAAACCCACCTGCTCTGTTCCAACAGGGCCATCCCTGGGGGCAGCTGCCCCACTGCAAAGCAGACGATCCATCCCACAGCTGTAGCAAAGCACcccccacccagcacagcctccatGCCTCCCCCCACCACTCcccccccagtgtccccacaTTCCCAGGGCACCACTTACCCGGCTGGGGCTGCGCTCTGGGGCACAGGCAGGacaggcagggcagcagagcagggcaggggagagaaaggggctgtcagtgcagtgctggtggggggagagggggcaCAGTGGGACAGAAGGGAGGCTGTGCCAGTTTCCCACTTTGCccacctccctctgccccacattCCCTCCCGCACGCCTATGCCTCCCACACTTTCCACCACAGCCTCGTGACCATCAAGATTTTCCCTTCAAGTCTCAGCTTTAGGCAACGGATCCTCATCAGGGGTGAACCCTTGCAGTAAGCAGGGTGGGAGGGGGTCTCAGGTCCACCTTCAGTGGGACGCACAGAGGTGCGGAGGACCcagctgtgcacacagccacacacacagcctgtgctcctgggagctgctgctgcaagacAGCCACTCCCTCAGCCAAAAACTGAGCCAGCCTCGCAGGGCTGCAGATGTTTAATGAGCTGGCAGcgtgcagagcaggcagcagggctgcccccagcGTGCCTGGGACATGGGTCAGCATCAGAAGGGTTAATGCAGCTGTTCTCCATCCCTCACCTCTGCTCTCCTGCGCTGCTTTCTCCTCCTTGGCCGCCAGCTGTGACTGTGCCATCAGTGCCCCCGAGAGGGCcagcagccccgcagcccccccggGCAAGCTGTGCACACCAGAGGGGTGGGGGGTCAGCGGCAGCTGTGGGGGCTGatgggagaggtgctgcagctgctgctgctggaagagagAAAGCCAACGGTCCTCAGCACGGGGAGGAGGCAGCAATGCAAGGTGCAATGGGATGAGATGCgaggtggaaggagcagtcagACAGGGGGGCTCTGTGCCCACCACCCAGCTGCAAACCCTCCTGCTggagcccagggctgggctcaCTAAGCCATGAagaccccctcccccctccctccttccccccccaccgCCACACAGCGTAACTCACCCCGACGATGCTGTTGAGCTCTCCCATGGTGACCTGCTTGGCCCGCTCCACCGCCTGCAGGacctgctgctggtgctgagagTGGGGCGGTCAGCAGTGCTCCAAacctctccctgccctccagTCCCGTTCTCTCCCCCCCGTCcccctcctctgctcagcaTGGCCCCGCTCTGCCCTTTCCCAGCACATCCCCCGCTCACCTCCTGCGTCAGGAAAGGCACAATCTGGGCGCAGATGGCACTCAGCCTCTTGACAATCTCTGCCTGGAAGGGGAGGTGGGAATCAGCCCCGTGGCtctgccccccatcccagcagcgACGTGCAGCACACGGTGCTTCCTCCccacagaaaggcagaaacCCACGTCTCCCACCTCAACCCCCCCCATCAGCTCCAGATACCCCACGATCACGCAGAGCCAGGGGCTGACCCACAGCACCCATCCTTCTGTCACCCCACGGGGACGGTCCTCGGCCACACTGGGGTCAGG
This window contains:
- the LOC100857637 gene encoding transducin-like enhancer protein 1 isoform X3, with product MFPQNRPPGHLPAPSAPSGPTTPQSLKLTYPETLDRIKEEFQFLQNQYHSLKLECEKLATEKTEIQRHYVMYYEMSYGLNIEMHKQTEIAKRLNVICAQLIPFLSQEHQQQVVQAVERAKQVTMSDLNAAIGHQLQTQHLSHHAPPIPLTPHPSGMQPPTLAGLGSASGLLALSGVLGGAQLLTKDDRGVHDAEHRERDPGPSSLVLPNGDRARAISEYLSSSKKRKVEEKDFVTDYGSDADKSEDNLVVDEDPSSPHSVHSYSSRENGLEKLPLGRKEPAPLSPTSMASSSSASPSRSKDAPTVEKAGTPSLKSSTPTSQGDAAVPGSSGAPQFRPTAAKGPVDSLALGLRTPLGVQSPYSFSMAHPAVNGDVAGAGAYASLHLVSPQLNGTAATGSYGRSPLVGYDPHPHMRVAGLAAGMQVGTSGKPAYSFHVSADGQMQPVPFPPDALLGSGIPRHARQLHSLAHGEVVCAVTISNSTRHVYTGGKGCVKVWDVGQPGTKTAVAQLDCLNRDNYIRSCKLLPDGRSLIVGGEASTLSIWDLAAPTPRIKAELTSSAPACYALAISPDAKVCFSCCSDGNIVVWDLQNQSLVRQFQGHTDGASCIDISNDGTKLWTGGLDNTVRCWDLREGRQLQQHDFSSQIFSLGHCPTGEWLAVGMESSNVEILHVTKPDKYQLHLHESCVLSLKFAACGKWFVSTGKDNLLNAWRTPYGASIFQSKETSSVLSCDVSTDDQFIVTGSGDKKATVYEVIY
- the LOC100857637 gene encoding transducin-like enhancer protein 1 isoform X1 is translated as MHCASEPETPARCWGRWSSGWGAEPELERIPGSRSAVRRGAGGGARVRPVPAMFPQNRPPGHLPAPSAPSGPTTPQSLKLTYPETLDRIKEEFQFLQNQYHSLKLECEKLATEKTEIQRHYVMYYEMSYGLNIEMHKQTEIAKRLNVICAQLIPFLSQEHQQQVVQAVERAKQVTMSDLNAAIGHQLQTQHLSHHAPPIPLTPHPSGMQPPTLAGLGSASGLLALSGVLGGAQLLTKDDRGVHDAEHRERDPGPSSLVLPNGDRARAISEYLSSSKKRKVEEKDFVTDYGSDADKSEDNLVVDEDPSSPHSVHSYSSRENGLEKLPLGRKEPAPLSPTSMASSSSASPSRSKDAPTVEKAGTPSLKSSTPTSQGDAAVPGSSGAPQFRPTAAKGPVDSLALGLRTPLGVQSPYSFSMAHPAVNGDVAGAGAYASLHLVSPQLNGTAATGSYGRSPLVGYDPHPHMRVAGLAAGMQVGTSGKPAYSFHVSADGQMQPVPFPPDALLGSGIPRHARQLHSLAHGEVVCAVTISNSTRHVYTGGKGCVKVWDVGQPGTKTAVAQLDCLNRDNYIRSCKLLPDGRSLIVGGEASTLSIWDLAAPTPRIKAELTSSAPACYALAISPDAKVCFSCCSDGNIVVWDLQNQSLVRQFQGHTDGASCIDISNDGTKLWTGGLDNTVRCWDLREGRQLQQHDFSSQIFSLGHCPTGEWLAVGMESSNVEILHVTKPDKYQLHLHESCVLSLKFAACGKWFVSTGKDNLLNAWRTPYGASIFQSKETSSVLSCDVSTDDQFIVTGSGDKKATVYEVIY
- the LOC100857637 gene encoding transducin-like enhancer protein 1 isoform X2, with translation MHCASEPETPARCWGRWSSGWGAEPELERIPGSRSAVRRGAGGGARVRPVPAMFPQNRPPGHLPAPSAPSGPTTPQSLKLTYPETLDRIKEEFQFLQNQYHSLKLECEKLATEKTEIQRHYVMYYEMSYGLNIEMHKQTEIAKRLNVICAQLIPFLSQEHQQQVVQAVERAKQHQLQTQHLSHHAPPIPLTPHPSGMQPPTLAGLGSASGLLALSGVLGGAQLLTKDDRGVHDAEHRERDPGPSSLVLPNGDRARAISEYLSSSKKRKVEEKDFVTDYGSDADKSEDNLVVDEDPSSPHSVHSYSSRENGLEKLPLGRKEPAPLSPTSMASSSSASPSRSKDAPTVEKAGTPSLKSSTPTSQGDAAVPGSSGAPQFRPTAAKGPVDSLALGLRTPLGVQSPYSFSMAHPAVNGDVAGAGAYASLHLVSPQLNGTAATGSYGRSPLVGYDPHPHMRVAGLAAGMQVGTSGKPAYSFHVSADGQMQPVPFPPDALLGSGIPRHARQLHSLAHGEVVCAVTISNSTRHVYTGGKGCVKVWDVGQPGTKTAVAQLDCLNRDNYIRSCKLLPDGRSLIVGGEASTLSIWDLAAPTPRIKAELTSSAPACYALAISPDAKVCFSCCSDGNIVVWDLQNQSLVRQFQGHTDGASCIDISNDGTKLWTGGLDNTVRCWDLREGRQLQQHDFSSQIFSLGHCPTGEWLAVGMESSNVEILHVTKPDKYQLHLHESCVLSLKFAACGKWFVSTGKDNLLNAWRTPYGASIFQSKETSSVLSCDVSTDDQFIVTGSGDKKATVYEVIY